In Pseudomonadales bacterium, the genomic stretch CACTTAAGACCCGCGCGATCTAGGTGATCAAAATGGCCTTTCTGACAATGTGTAATCAAGGCGTAATCGATACTATCTTTTACTTGTTGAAACATCTCTGGCAGTTCAACCAATGGATTGCGTTCTTGACTGCGAAAATATCGAAGCTTAGGCAAGCTCGATTGCTTTGCCAGCATAGGGTCAAGCAAAATACGTTGTTGGTTTATTTCAAGCATGATAGTTGCATTTCTAATTTGAGTTATCTTCATAATCTAGCCTCCACAAAAAACTATGGTAAAGTATGGATTTACTCCATAGTCAATGGGTAGCAGATGAAAATTTCTGAATTTGAAAAAGTGACCGGCCTATCGCGCGATACGCTGCGTTACTATGAAAAAATAGGTCTGTTAAGCCCACCCTCACGCGGACTCAATGGCTATCGCGAGTATGGGCAGGTACAGCTGAATGAATTAAACTTTATCAAAAAAGGCAAAGAGATTGGCTTTAGCCTTTCAACAATTCATCGCGCCTACCGGCGCTATCAAGAATTGGGGCATTTCTGTGCTGAATTTTCAGCGCAGCTTAATGCCAAAAAAAGCCAACTGTTACAAGGCATCGAAAAAGACAAGCAAGCCATACGTGAGATAGACAATATGCTTAGCAAAGATAATCTGAGTAAAAATAGTCTAAGCAAAGAAGGTCTAAACAAAAATAGCCCAAGCAAAAATAGCTGACGCTAACATACTGCTAACGCTGACAAATCCGTTGTAAAGCGACATATTAACTCTCGCCTTTTAGACCAAGCTGCTTCATCATAAAAACCTAGGCCTCTAACGCCGCCAATAAATCTTTCGCCTGGGCATGATGGGCCTGCATCATCGCCTGCAGATCAAGATTGATTAATTGTTTATCGCGTACCTTCCATTGCCCCTGCACCATCACATGGCTGGCCTGGTGCGCACCGCATAAAATCAACGCCGCCAGCGGGTCGTGGCTGCCGGAAAAACGTGCCTCATCGAGGCCAAACAGCGCCAGGTCGGCCTGTTTGCCCACCGCCAATTCGCCGATATCGTCGCGCCCCAACACCTCAGCCGAGCCTTTGGTGGCCCAATATAAGGCATCCAAATGACTCACCTCATCGGCTTCATATCGTAAGCGATTGATTAACAGCGCCTGGCGCACCTCTTGTATCATATTCGAGCCATCGTTGGAGGCTGAGCCATCCACCCCTAAGCCTACTTTCACCCCCGCCGCCGCGAGTTCTTTCGTGCGGCAAATACCCGAGGCCAAAATCATATTCGAGCTGGGGCAATGGCACACCCCTACCTTGGCCTGCCCAAGGCGCACGATTTCTTCATCGTTAAAGTGAATGCCGTGCGCCAACCAGGTGTGCTGATGCAGCCAGCCGACCGACTCCAGATAATCCACCGGACGCAGCTTAAAGCGCGCCAAACAGAAACGGTCTTCATCTTCGGTTTCACTCAAATGGGTATGCAGCTGCACTTTATAAGTTTTAGCCAAGGCCGCGGTTGCCTGCATCAACTCGGTAGTCACCGAAAACGGTGAACAAGGCGCTAAGGCGATATGCACAAACGAGCCCGCTGAGGGGTCATGATACTGTTTAATCAGCCGCTGCGAATCGGCCAAAATATCGGCATCGCTTTGCACCGTCGACTGCGGCGGCAAACCGCCATCGTCTTCACCTAGGCTCATCGAGCCACGCGTCAAGGTTACTCGCGCACCAATTTTGTTAGCGGCAGCCACTTGCACATCAATCGCTTCCAATAAAGCTTCAGGAAATAAATAATGATGATCGGCCACGGTGGTACAGCCCGACATCAACAACTCTGTTAGCCCCAACTCGGTCGAGGCCTTAATCATCTCAGGGCGCAGATTGGCCCAAATGGGGTATAAACTTTGTAACCACGGAAATAAACGCTTATTCAGCGCCGCAGGCACCGCGCGGGTTAAGGTTTGATACAAATGATGATGGGTATTAACCAAGCCCGGCAATAGCACGCATTGGCTAGCATCGAAGGTTTGGTGAACGGAGGTATTGGGGCTGGCATGTTGTGGCACCAGCTCAANGATNAGCCCGGTGCTTNGGTCAATCACAATGCCATTGCTGGCGTCTTGTNNATTGGCGGTAAATACCGCAAGCGGGTGTTTTATCCAAATATGCTGTGGCGTTGCTGTCATAATCGTCTCACTATGGTCACGGGTGACAGCTGTGCAGATTAAACGCAGGCAACATCACCCTGATGAAAATTTATCGAGGGTTGATGACAGTGACTTACGTGTTAATCTGTCGATGAATACCCAGTGTATCGCGTATTTAAACTTTTGTGAATGGCTGAACATTATCCACTCGACTCACTCGACTCACTAGACTCACCCGCCCCAACGGCTTTAGGAAAATTCGATGGATTTGATTACTGTTTTGACTCAAAGCGCAGAGTCTAAGCCTTAGAAAGTATCCAGATTCGTCTCTATACAATTTTTAATTTTTGGTCTACTTTGTTTACTGCTTTACTGATCAGTGAGCAGTAAGCAGTGAACAGTCACCATGCAGCAACATCAA encodes the following:
- a CDS encoding 8-oxoguanine deaminase; the protein is MTATPQHIWIKHPLAVFTANXQDASNGIVIDXSTGLIXELVPQHASPNTSVHQTFDASQCVLLPGLVNTHHHLYQTLTRAVPAALNKRLFPWLQSLYPIWANLRPEMIKASTELGLTELLMSGCTTVADHHYLFPEALLEAIDVQVAAANKIGARVTLTRGSMSLGEDDGGLPPQSTVQSDADILADSQRLIKQYHDPSAGSFVHIALAPCSPFSVTTELMQATAALAKTYKVQLHTHLSETEDEDRFCLARFKLRPVDYLESVGWLHQHTWLAHGIHFNDEEIVRLGQAKVGVCHCPSSNMILASGICRTKELAAAGVKVGLGVDGSASNDGSNMIQEVRQALLINRLRYEADEVSHLDALYWATKGSAEVLGRDDIGELAVGKQADLALFGLDEARFSGSHDPLAALILCGAHQASHVMVQGQWKVRDKQLINLDLQAMMQAHHAQAKDLLAALEA
- a CDS encoding MerR family transcriptional regulator — translated: MKISEFEKVTGLSRDTLRYYEKIGLLSPPSRGLNGYREYGQVQLNELNFIKKGKEIGFSLSTIHRAYRRYQELGHFCAEFSAQLNAKKSQLLQGIEKDKQAIREIDNMLSKDNLSKNSLSKEGLNKNSPSKNS